In Benincasa hispida cultivar B227 chromosome 8, ASM972705v1, whole genome shotgun sequence, the sequence agtggatatttattgaaagaatgatatcaaaataatccaatatatcCGTgtgttttataaataaattgtaattgggatttgttattataactgtatatgttgatgacttgaacaTAATTGAAACTCCTGacgagctttcaaaggcaatagaatatcttaagaaagaatttgagaagaaagatctctgaaaaacaaaattttccctTGGTTTACAAATTGAGCATTAAGCAtgtggaatatttattcatcagtcaacttatacaggaaaaattttgaaaagattttatacgGACAAAAcatatccattaaatattccaatggaagtccatgcattagatataaaaaaaagatatatttcgaccttgagacgataatgaagaacttcttggtcctaaagtaccatatcttagtacaattggtgcacttatgtatcttgctaataatataaGATCAGATATTAAATTTTCAGTAAATTTCTTAGATAGATATAGTTTTTCTCTTACAAAAATACACTGGAACGAAATTAATCATATACTCTACTATCAccgaggaacaatcgatataggttttttttattcaaataaatcaaatattgacctagttggttatgcagattttggatatttatcttATCTACACAAAGTTGgatctcaaataggttatctattcacatgtggaggaattgTTATATCATAgcgatcggtgaaacagaccataatatccacttcctcaaatcatgctaaaattattgcaattcacgaggctagtcgagaatgtgtatggctaagatcaatgacttagcacattcgtgaaacatgtggcttgtcttctaataaaaatcttccaacaatattatacgaacaTAACACGGCTTGCATagtccaaatcaaaggaggatatattaaaggagatattCACCGAAGTTTTTCTACactcttgaagaaaatgacaacatcattgtacaacaaatttgttcgaaggataacctaacagacttatttacaaaggcattaccaactgtgatttttgaaaaattggtgcacaacattggaatgaaGTGACTCGgggatcttaagtgatgttttcatgaggcagagtaaatatattgtattcctttaagagtatatattatatgaaatatgtactctttttcctttagtAGAGTTTTTTCCATTGGGTTTTTTCTAGTAAGGTATtaatgagacatatttcatatataaatgGACATGTATgggagagtattataaatattataaaaataaataaatgtcaattgcttagtgtcctaaaagtcatgtgtcaatcttcatgttgtccatgtgtcttatAGATATTCATGCTTAGTATCCATGTAGGACCACATCCTCTTGCCACTTTGTTTATAAATAGCGGCATCTGATGGATCTTAAAATTacacacattggtgagaaatccacttcaaatttctactaaattttcataattttagttattttataagtttagttattttatttatttattattatatttatatattattattttatattttctccatattcgttGTGtctgttgtgctcctcaattttacaagacttgtcaaaatttaaatattgctTAAAGTATTTGTTGGTGTGTGGATCTTGTAAATATTCGGCGTTGTTGTGAGTTCCTTGTGGACTTAACCTCCAACTCACTTCTCCCACTCTAGTCTCACTTTACAAACTGACCTGCATAAAATATCCCTACACCAATGTATATCGAACCTATCACATTCTAATATCTAAGTTAATATAGAGAATGTATAGTTCTGTTAAGTATACAAAAGTACACTCTACATAATCGTCTAGAGATTACTTACCCTTTGAGGTCGTCGAATAGAGCTATTTATAGTACCTTCTCTCTATCAGTCACATATGGTTATGTGTAACTCTAATAATGTTAGAGTTGTTTACAATACTCGAGGTTGCATGATGTCAAACCGAGCACAATTCGATTATCAATGGGGTGGTAAATTCAAACTGGTATTGTTTTTTCATtgggaaaaaaatcaattttcttcacatcaattaaaattttaaacttttaattagaTCCTAAACTTAAATAACCAGTGcaactttttaaatttgttcaattttcacTATGGGggattttcaagaatggaaaaATAAggggaaactatttacacaaaataacaaattttaattttctttgatagaggctaatagaagtttatcaatatctatcttttttttttttttgttatttcgataattttttctatatgtgaaaatttccCTTATGCTAATTCACCTACCaattttaatagaaaatagttttaaagtCTTCATAGGCTCATTATAGCTTATTTTAATAAGAGAAAGTTCTACCCATCACAAAATACGAAGGAAAACAAAAGGTGAAAAGAAATACATAATATGTTACATatgtaactttattatttgttaaTCCGATGCAGGAagattttcaaattgatatctACCATCATGGATTAAATCCTATCAACCCCTAATTATATATAGTAGAtgcatcataaaaaaaaattaaaaaaaaatcctacaaGAGGTTGAACTAGTTTCAGAGGTGCTAGACTATCTTGTATAAGGCCAAAGTCAAACAGATCTAGATTAAACGATTGttcctacatttttttttaaaaaaaaattactcggAATTTTGTAAGCTAAATAGGTCTTAAGAAACTTAAGACTATTGATTGAATTCCATTAGTGCAAAAAATACAAGacctttgtttttttaaaattggtaTATTGTCGTATTCTATCGTATCTATATCCAtatttgtgcttcataggttgataacattatttttataaaaaaaaatttacaataacTGACAAATATTACTTTGTTTTATTTGGGCTACTGTAACATTTATTCCACTTTTTAGTAAcatttaattttaggaaaattttcacagacaaaaaaaaagtcaaactatttataaaaatagtaaaaaacaCGGTTAAATACGGTTAGATTTTTATGagcttttattaaaaaaaattaaaattttattattttgtgtaaataatttgtcttaattttctatttttgaaaattccatgttattttatttaatcctCATTGAGTTGAACTAGAGATATTGACCAGCTAAGGTTATTTAAATATAGTTAGAAAAATTGGGTATAATTACTCAGGCTTATTATTGATGACCTAAAAAGATTaccattattatttattatatctaTATATGATCGCTAATATCTCAAAACATATAATTCAACCTGCTAAAGGTACATACTTTCAACCAAGAAGTTCGAAACTTGTGTCACCTACTTAATCTTCTTTTTAGAAAAGGAGCGAACTaaggtaaaaataaaataaaaattgagacAACAAGATTTTTGTGCTAGTGATTATGCCTATAAATATCAACCTACATCTCCACATAtcattgaactaaaaaaataataaattaaaggtTAGTACATGGAGTATTTAGTTCAATTGAGTACAAGAGAATTGTTTGTCCTTTGAAACCAAAGGTGTGAGATTGTTTATAAGACTAATTCTCTAACCCTTGCTTGATATATGTGCAATCTCGGTGACGTCGGTGTAGCCGTTACCCTCAAAATTGCAAGTGCCAATATCAAGCTCGACTCGATCATTTCTCCGTTAATATTAACTCTACGAGCTTGATTGGTTGACCAAGACTTGAGAGCTAGATGGTTGTTTTTTAGACATGCGGACTCCTCAAGTTAGGATATGTCCGTGGACTTTGGTCTTGCTTTGGACGATTCTGAACGCTATCAAACCAACTTCGACTCATAATTGAATTCTAAAAATGTTATCTTCAATTCAATAaaatacacacatatatatattattagggTAAGCATGATTTCATAGCTGCATGTTGATTGCAGGGTCTCTGtttccattttttcctttttagtgtCGATGGCTTGCCTCACACTATATTTAATCACTTGAAGAAGTGAAATGTGAAACTATAAATACACAAACCCATTGGCATTAATACTCATCTTTACATTTACAGTCACCTTCAATCCGTCCTTTTCCTTTgcgttttttttccctctcttccaaTTCCCTTCCTCTTCCAACTTCAACGTCATCAAACTCTTTACAATCCACTGATATCATGCCCTTATATACTgcaaatttggccactaaactTCCACATCGCTTCGCTTTTACTACAACGAACACCAATTCCTTACCCAACTATGCTGGGTTtaaacctttcttcttcttcttcccttctacCCACATCCATAATTCTTCCCCTAATCGAATCTATTCGTCTGTTCCTTCATCTTCCTCAATAATGGAAGACCAGAAACATCTGGGTCATTTGATTTCTGGGCCGAAATCACTTTCCCAAGAACTCAAAATCGCCGTTGGAGCTGTTCAGATGGCTTGCTTTCTTTGTCAGAGAGTTCAGAGTAACTTGCTTGCGAGCAATGCCCAAATTCAAGCCAAGGATGACAATTCTCCTGTTACTATTGCTggtaattttgtttgtttttccttttttggccTTTTCTTGTCCATTTAAGAGATGGGTTTTCGATTGCGTATTGCTTTGCTTTGGTAATCTGAGGGGTTGTTTGGAATTATGTCATTCTTCTTTGTCCATTATCTGGGATGGGAATTATTGTGGCATTCATATTACTCTTTGACgttaaaatttaaatggatTTCAATCGTAGTTTCTACAATCAAAAAAGTGTTGATGACTTTGGCAGTCACATTTTAGTTAAGAAGATAATGCAGGAACAATTAGCCATATTTAATAATGAAGAGCGAACGAACCTGTGCTTCCCATAATATCGTGTTTGCTTAACTAAAGTAGCTGTAGTAGAAGAAAAGTTACCTAGTTTGCCTATTGATTTTTCCGCAGGGTAAAATTATCGTCTAGCGTTTGTGCTTAGAAAAAGGGCAATTATAACACATTAAATCAACTTCCAAGATTTGAATATGCAAATAGAAAAGTTCTTTTAACTCTTGTTTACATGGGGGGGCATTGTAGACTAAGAAAATTATATAACAAGGTTAAGATCTCTACACTTGGTAATTTGCTCCCCCCACCCAAAATTAGTATAGAATTTCCCCCCTCCCTATGAAAATTTTATGCTTCATCTTTAGTTGTTGATCCTCCCATTTTTTGGCCCCAAGCACATACTTCTGTGGCTGAAGTCATGAAAGAGCCCCTCTCTCCCCCCCTGTTTATACAATTTTCTTGCTTATCCTAATTATGTTTGTATTTTCCTTGACGGGTTTTCATCTTTTATTCTGATTTGTTAGGCAGGGGACCAAGGTTCCTGTATTTGGTGAAagaaaccaaataaaaaataactgtAGAAAATCTTTTTGATTGAAAACTTGAAGTTTGAGACACTGTTTAGACATGATTCTGACGCTTCTCCACAATTTCCTATTGATGTCGTTgtcaaaattttagaaaattgatCTCTAAAAATTTTTTGGAGAATTGGCAAGGATCTACATATATTTGACACTTGTTACACACATGTTAGTTCTTTATCTCCCTTCACGGAATTATATTCATCAGGGCTTCTTCCTTTAGACCGTTTGATGCAAACTGAACTGTTCTTAaagatttatttataattgCATCTGTAGGTTGTAAAAGCTCCAAGagataaaagaaatgaaaaactgTACAAGTTGTCAGTGTCGTGCTTCGCTATTATAATACTTTTTGTTGCCATAAGTTGGATGAGAGAGCTATTCACCTAAAGAGTTGAAAATTTGTGAAGTTTTTCATTGGTTATTACTAATTTGTTGGTAGACATGTAGCATTCTACTATTGGAAAATTTTCTCAATCACAAATGTGAACAGATTGGAGCGTTCAGGCAATTATCAGCTGGATTCTATCCAAATCTTTTGGGAGTAAAAATGTGTCAATTGTTGCCGAGGAGGATGTTCAGACTCTTTCCGAGCCTGGTGCAGACCGACTCTTGAAAGCTGTAGTGGAAACTGTAAACGAGTGTCTTTGTGAAGCATATCGTTTTGGATTGGAAGGTCCAGAAAGCACCCTCTGTACGTCCGAGGTTCTTGAAGCAATCAGCCGATGCAACTCATCTGGTGGTCCAACTAGAAGATTTTGGACTCTTGACCCTGTGGACGGCACGTTGGGGTTTATACGTGGGGATCAATATGCTGTAGCTCTAGCATTGATAGAAGATGGAGAAGTGGTGCTGGGGGTTCTGGGATGTCCAAATTATCCAATGAGAAAAGAATGGCTATGCTACCATCCTCGCTACCATTCAATCATATCCAAATTATCAACTACAACATCAGAGTCTTGGGACAAAGGTTGTGTGATTTATGCCCAAAAAGGTAGCGGTGAAGCTTGGATGCAACCACTGATTCATGTAAACAGGGAATTAGTATGGCCGAACTCTGCTATACCAATTCGCGTATCCTCCATCGACGATCCAGCATTGGCAACATTCTGCGAACCAGTTGAGAAAGCAAATTCAAGCCATTCATTCACGGCAGGACTTGCTCATACTGTTGGACTTAGGTACATATGTTTTTGTAATCTGCATTAAGGTTTttgtatatttacatgtttctAAGAACCATCTTGGCGGTATAGACCGGGAAGATCTTTTAGGTCTGATCCACAGAACATAACATAAACCATGTTTTGCCTGTAGGAACCAACCATTGAGAGTGTACAGCATGGTGAAATATGCAGCCATAGCTCGCGGTGATGCTGAAATCTTCATGAAGTTTGCTAGGGCTGGTTACAAGGAGAAGATATGGGATCATGCAGCCGGTGTGGTTATCATACAAGAAGCTGGTGGTGTAGTCACGGATGCAAGAGGCTGTCCACTCAACTTCTCGAAAGGTATGTATTTGGAAGGCCTCGACCGAGGAGTCATCGCTTGCGCTGGAGCTAACCTTCATGACAAGATAATCAGAGCTGTTGACGCTAGCTGGAACTCCTCTTGTCTATGATATCATGGCTTCATGAAAATAAGAAAGATTGTATTGTAATAGGGGGGAAGAGGAAGCTGCTTTTGCTTTCTAAATGTAATTTTGGTATATGGGACTTCCATGGAAACTATCTTATTTTCAATACAGGCTTGtatttattgtaaaaaaaaagcTCATATCTATAGTCTGGAGGAAGCCTTTTCCTGTTTCAGAACTCAGAAGTATCTATTACAGAATTTAACCTTTATAACTTGGGGGGTGATTTGGGAATTTTGCCATATTTAAGGAGTTACTTGTCTAATTTAGTAAGTTTTGGTGTGGTTTATTACTTTGAGAACAATTCCCATTCCTGTTATCTAATATATGGGCCAAAAACCGTCTAATTTTGAGCACTTGTGACCAAAAAGATAACTAGATCTTGTAAGACAgattttgatttaaatcctAGATTCttctgaaaaatgaaaacttttattTAAGAACTTGGAATTTTAACTCAACTCTATATTTTACAGATCTCATAAAATAGGAGAAAAGGTCAGTTGCCAAGATATGTGGCCAAGTTACAAACGAGAAAGAAGCCATTTCATTGTATGTATTATGTGAAAAATAGACCAGGTGGCCGGACTTTTTACTGTTCCCAAGGATTTGATCATATTCCCTCGCAAGTACATTAGGGTGTACAACTATACTAATAGTTacatttttatctttctttttccttattttcttttcctctctctttcttccttcagcTCTGGGGGAGGAAGCTACACTGAAACATACAAAAGAAAACCCATCTGTGGGAACAAAATTGAATAttcaaataatgaaaaaaattaggaTGGGCTAATACAACTATTGCAGTATGGCAATGATAATATGTGTTGAGAGGAAGTACAACCCCCATCTAGATTAAGCTCAGCTAGGGATGCTTGCTTCTTGAATATTAATGGTGGCGGCGTCTTCGTTTCCTCCGCCTTTGGTCACTTTTTAATGAATTTCGTTTGAATGGATCAACCCAACTCTCATCCTCTGCTACCGCTTTGTTCCATCGTTGTTTGAAGATTTGAAGTTCCCATGTTGATTGCCTCCTTATCTGCTCAAGTTCATACCAATCATCAACACTGAATTCAAGTTTTAAGCTCCAAACCAGACTTATCATGTTTGAACAAAGAAAGATCAATCTGGCCAACACACTGATGCAGCCACCCGCCGTcccaaaaaaaatgattatatacGTATATATTCGAACTGATAATGAGAAGCTAATCTTGGTTCTGAAAAATGATAATTATTATCAGAAGTCTAACCTCTGTTCGAACATCACCAGGTATCGGGCTATGTTTCtgagtatttaaaaaaaaaaagaacgtgAGATTTAAATAGACTTAATAGACAAACATTACAGgtaaaaagaaaagtttaaatGGTTACCTTTGCATACTCTGAAGCTTTTGAAGACGACTTAGACTGTAAAATGAAGAGGAAAATTTAATAGCAGGAATAGTGAAAACAAGCTCATAGAGAACGACATCAAAATATGATGATCTCTTCTTTAAAGCAGAGATATGAAAGTGGATGCAAGTACAGACTATACAAATCATCGACAAAAAAGAGTGAGCAACATAAATTACCTTTCTTCCACCTCCACCCAAAGTTTGTATTCCCTTGTGAACAATATATTGACTGTCAATTACTCCCACCTTCTTGGTGCGATCACCCTGCAGAACAAGCTACTTTAGCACATTTCaaaatgaaatatgaaaataacaaGGATACGGTAATTTCTTAGGTCCACTGGTTCATTTTAGGCCGTGTCAGCCTTCTCAGTGAAACAACAGAAAAGCTATCAAGCAATGGTTTTCACTTTTCAGTGCTTCTGCAGCTGTTCGGCATCAGTTGGTCTTCTCACGTTTCCATTGTATTCCAGTAGAGAAGGGCCTTCATCATCAGTAGATCCTCGTGTTTAGGAAAGGGAATTGTTTGgttctttaattttcttctattttataTGAAGTATCTGCATAGCAAGGTTCACCATGATGCTGGGAAGTGGGAATTAAGTTGTTTTAGATAATGGGATCTCGACGTTCAAGGTTGTTCATGGGGAGTTGGGTAACTTGCAGTTGCTGGCACGTGATGGATGTTAACAATACAGCTAAGTTGATTAAATATTTTGTCTTCTCCCCTTCtgtttttgttctttattgTTTCCATTTTCAAAGGCTATGTAAAGTGGAAAACATAACGAAAGGtgtttaaaatgaaataaatgatAGGATGCTATTGTAGATTTCAAATGcttataaattttcatttctGATATCCAAGTTACCATCAGCACAAgtaatttagaaactaaatagGATGTTTCGATGCTTGTGGGTAACGATGAGCTGATTTAGGTTAGTGGATTGTGATATTACATAAGGAATAGTGAATGTAAGAAAGCCTTACCTGTGCACAATACCCAAGTTTCATATCCATTCCCCATCCATGGACAAGATCATTCTGGACGAAGGAAATAACATGTTAAAATGAACTcatcaaataaaatgaaattgggGGTGGGGAAAACGGATAGAAGCTGTAATTGCAGCTCAAATGCTCAATGCTGAATTAGATTAAGAGAACTACCTGTATAAGATGCCAAGTACAATACCAGGCCGATCTTGAGAATACAGGGGCCATACCTTCTACAAATCTAGAAAAGTGGTGACATTTTAAAAGTGAGTTAATTTTCCCATACTGATTGATAAAAAACAATGACAAGACTTGTTTGACCCAAAAGTTAAGCTCACTTCTGGGcttgaaatatataaaagacccaataaatgaaaatcaatattaattggagagaaaataaatattgaaaGGTTTGAACCCTAGACCTCCTGGACCATCTGCTCTGATACTAATCAccgattgacccaaaagcttaagctgatgggtgaaggtaaatttaacaTCATATCATCTAACAAGACTCATGCTTaccattatattttataaactttttgttTGGATTTGATAAACATCAcaaagttgatttttttctcttcatcCATTATATTTGATAAATCAAAACATAGATATTCCTTATAGTGTTTTTGGATGAGACAAACTTGGATGTTTTTGGTCGACGTGCCAGAATATTTGTTAAAATACATAGTAAAAAAGGAATGTTATATCATAATAGATgaagaaaaatagaatttgggAGAAAATTAAGTTCATCCACAGAATCACTTACCCAGTGCAAGGTGGCTCCTCACTTTCATCTGAACATTTCACACTGCCTCTGAGATCATAAACTCTTCTGCATGAACTACTAAATGTTAGATGAATACTTAGTACTTACGTGGATAAAGTAGAGTGTTTCATAGAGTTCTTTtaaaatgtctgttttacctgTGTATCTTCTTTGTTCGTGCACGAATGGTAATTCTATGGTGAATATCAGTTGAATTTGGGTCCAAGGCAGGCTGAGATATTTCCAGTCCTTCAGACTTTGCAATTTCAAGGTATctgaaatttatcaaattttgagatgaagaaTGAGATATTTCTTCCTAATGTGAGGGTCTGAGacaagtttttcttttcttttttcttctcttttaattttgtaaataaaaagcAAGATTACGTGCCACAATGAGCATGGCTCAGTGGTAATTATCATGTACTCCTTCCCTTGATCTTGAGAATAAGAACCAAGGTTATGTGGTTGGAAATAGTTGTCTGCGTACTTGGTAGGTAAAGGAACAGCACTACATTGCGAAAGCTAGAAAAGTGCTGAGTAGAATAAGGAAAGACCAGGCTTCTTGTATGctcagttaaattaatttaaatggtAATTCCCGGAGATTCCTAAGTgcatgtttgggagtgattctaaaattgttaaaatcacttttgtcatgttCCTAACATGCCTTTAATCAGGTCATCAAAATTGGTTTTGAATGGTTAAAAACATGtttcaaagtgattttaaccattttagaaTAACTCCTAAACATGCCCTAAAAATGAGAATGAGAAAAGTAACTTGAAATCTAACATAAAAACTTAAGCAATATATTAACAGTAGACTACAACATGACGTAGTCAGAGAATGAATTCAAATAACAGGGAAAACATTGATGATTTCTTTATAAGAAGAAGATTTAAAGATGAACGAGCTTATTTCTGTACCTTCTTGGGCTAAAATGTTCAACCCCCAAATCTTCATCCCAAAGAAATATGTAATCGTAAATGGACACAACTGCCGGTTGCAAAAAGCGCTTTGCATACCACCTAAGGAGAATGACAAATGACGATAAACCATTTGAACCAAACAGCACCCATTCTAAGTCCAAATACGATTGGAGATTCTTTAGCCAGAGAGGGCaaaaaatagaaaggaaaaCTGGAGGTAGTCAAACATACCACTTCGTTTGGTTTCGAGCTGCTATATGTATAGCATCATTACACCAGTCAAGATCCCACCATCCATCCACATTGCCATCATAATGAAAGAGAATAATAGTAAAGTTCGCTGGAATAAACTGAAATGTGTGGAGTTAGACATAGAATAATCCCAATAAATATCCTTGATGTCAAATGATGACAAGATCATACTTTCTGTACAATAGAATTAACATTTTCCTTCTGTTTGATGCCAGCTGGAATTGCAAGCAAATAACGGTTGCTGTAATCATGAGCCTGAAATTTATACCAATCATGACATCAGAAGTAATTGTCAAATCTTTTAGCAATGCTAACAAAGGCCTTCTGCAGCCCTACCAATATCGAAGTAAAAATTAACTGAAATATCTACAAGCACACATCCAAGAATAAGCCTTATGAAACAAAATAGTGATAGAAGCCAACCTTTAACCTTGAACTACTAGTTCCCCAAAGAGGTCTCAACTCCAAATCTGATCTAGCTTCTACTATGCCACGCGGCAAACTATTCAAGTTTTGAGACTCCTCTCCAAAGTCCTAAAGGAacatttaaaagaatttttttgaaTGGTGAGCATTCATTGATAATGGCTCCTTATTCGAGCAAGAAGAGAAAGCAACAGAGTATCTTGTCTACTGAAtgaaatttagatattttagaTAATCATGAGAATTGTATTTTCAACCCAGGAACAGGAGGCAGGGAGGGATCAAATTTGGTCAAATATGATCAGGAATGACAGAAAAATTTACCTTTGTGGTCTCAAAGGGTTGCAAGGTTGTTTCAATCTGTAGGGGAAAGAAAATAGGTAAATAGAGCCTTCAGCTTAATGACCAAACTTAATTCCGTGGGATTTATTACTAAAATATTCAAAGAAATATCTGATTTCAGATGTCACAGATAAACCTACAATTCCCATACAATGGAAACAACCTTACCTTAGTCTGATGATATTGGTAATTTGTAGTTCTGTATACAATGAACAGCATTACAGAACAAATAACACCCATAAATGGCAGCTGCTTCATTTTGAAGCCGTATTTTCCCTGCACAGCCATTGTATGCTTAGGCACTCCAAGAATATCAAACATAGCATGGCAGGAGGGGTACAGCTTATTCGAAAAGTTAAAATCATAATTCCCGTTAACCTAAAAccctaattaaaaaattaatattaaaaaaaaaaaaaaaaaaaaaaaaggatcatACCCCATCAGAGAATAGATTCCTTTTTCTGAACAGCGTGTCCCATGATTTAATTGGCTTCATAGGCAGCAATACTTCCTATCTTGAGTTCATAGAGGCCGCTATTACTACACACAAAGAAGATGAAATTAAATCGTTAGTAGTCCAAGAACAGTAATCCCAACCAACAGAAGGTtctcaatttcttcttcaatgaTATTTGTTCAGCAGGAATAGAACTTCTGCCATTTATCTTCTTCTCCCTTGTCTCCCTCAGTTGGATCAGTGAGAAGAAtgtaaaaatttattgaattttacaGTTCAAGAAGCAAAACATTTATAAAGCATAAGGCAAGATGTTTCTGGATAAATTTTCATTGAAACAGAAGTTCAACAAGCTTAAGAagaataaaatgttataataaagAAAACCAACATAAATCCAAGATCAAATATAAAAAGGGAAGGTCACATGATCAAATATTATAAAGATATTATCAATtccataatatttaaattatagattaaaGCAACTAGAATCAAATTTGTGCAATTTTGGACAGCTGAGATAAGAAACGAAACAAAGCATGAGAAGCTTGAACGTCCCTTATCCACATTATATGCATTCGACATATTGTTACATGGTTGAGTGATGATTCGAGTATAGAAAGGAGCAAGCAAAAAACAATGGGGGTCACAACAATAATCCCATACTAAATCAAAAACATCTTAATTCTGCATCTTGTCATAATACCCACAATTGATTTAagttgggaaaaaaaaaggaaacaataGCAAACTTGTATGAATCTTGCAATTAGAACTCCTCCCATTTTCCAAAAA encodes:
- the LOC120082910 gene encoding PAP-specific phosphatase HAL2-like, producing the protein MPLYTANLATKLPHRFAFTTTNTNSLPNYAGFKPFFFFFPSTHIHNSSPNRIYSSVPSSSSIMEDQKHLGHLISGPKSLSQELKIAVGAVQMACFLCQRVQSNLLASNAQIQAKDDNSPVTIADWSVQAIISWILSKSFGSKNVSIVAEEDVQTLSEPGADRLLKAVVETVNECLCEAYRFGLEGPESTLCTSEVLEAISRCNSSGGPTRRFWTLDPVDGTLGFIRGDQYAVALALIEDGEVVLGVLGCPNYPMRKEWLCYHPRYHSIISKLSTTTSESWDKGCVIYAQKGSGEAWMQPLIHVNRELVWPNSAIPIRVSSIDDPALATFCEPVEKANSSHSFTAGLAHTVGLRNQPLRVYSMVKYAAIARGDAEIFMKFARAGYKEKIWDHAAGVVIIQEAGGVVTDARGCPLNFSKGMYLEGLDRGVIACAGANLHDKIIRAVDASWNSSCL
- the LOC120082912 gene encoding uncharacterized protein LOC120082912; amino-acid sequence: MKPIKSWDTLFRKRNLFSDGGKYGFKMKQLPFMGVICSVMLFIVYRTTNYQYHQTKIETTLQPFETTKDFGEESQNLNSLPRGIVEARSDLELRPLWGTSSSRLKAHDYSNRYLLAIPAGIKQKENVNSIVQKFIPANFTIILFHYDGNVDGWWDLDWCNDAIHIAARNQTKWWYAKRFLQPAVVSIYDYIFLWDEDLGVEHFSPRRYLEIAKSEGLEISQPALDPNSTDIHHRITIRARTKKIHRRVYDLRGSVKCSDESEEPPCTGFVEGMAPVFSRSAWYCTWHLIQNDLVHGWGMDMKLGYCAQGDRTKKVGVIDSQYIVHKGIQTLGGGGRKSKSSSKASEYAKKHSPIPGDVRTEIRRQSTWELQIFKQRWNKAVAEDESWVDPFKRNSLKSDQRRRKRRRRHH